In one Chitinophaga sancti genomic region, the following are encoded:
- a CDS encoding DUF4843 domain-containing protein gives MAEDKKDYTMKGIYLMLLLSILAACKKAEELHFDHAGNIHFNLGAGDKDSIVYTFAYTPTLSRDTIWLPVQLAGIQVNKDRSFSAYVETDSSTAKSGIHYEPLKSVYTLRADTGRAYLPVIIYNVADLENESVSLVIKLKGSNDLGIEIPTADDGSSLLRAKIVFSAMLEQPNWWNMWLGSYYSRTKHQLFLIVTGVTQLTTVGLDAPRNLYLANLLTTMLNDPFKWVANNPAKGYVLEASGDDYYFYNKENPARKILLRKNAAAGKYYFIDENGEEVN, from the coding sequence ATGGCGGAAGATAAAAAAGACTACACCATGAAAGGGATCTATCTCATGTTACTGCTAAGTATATTGGCAGCATGTAAAAAAGCGGAAGAGCTGCATTTTGATCATGCAGGAAACATTCATTTCAATTTAGGCGCTGGTGATAAGGATAGTATTGTATATACCTTTGCTTACACCCCTACTCTTTCCAGGGATACCATCTGGCTTCCTGTACAATTAGCCGGTATCCAGGTTAATAAAGACAGGAGTTTTAGCGCTTACGTGGAAACTGACTCGTCCACGGCAAAATCCGGCATTCACTATGAACCATTGAAGTCTGTCTATACCCTGCGGGCAGATACAGGTCGTGCATACCTGCCCGTGATCATCTACAACGTTGCAGACCTGGAAAATGAGTCCGTATCGCTGGTGATCAAGCTCAAAGGCAGCAATGACCTGGGAATTGAAATTCCGACAGCAGACGATGGCAGCAGTCTCCTGAGAGCGAAGATCGTATTCTCTGCTATGCTCGAACAGCCTAACTGGTGGAATATGTGGTTAGGCAGCTACTACTCCCGTACCAAGCACCAGCTCTTTTTGATCGTAACAGGCGTTACTCAACTTACCACCGTAGGATTGGATGCGCCCCGTAATCTCTACCTGGCCAATTTGTTGACAACGATGCTCAATGATCCTTTTAAATGGGTGGCCAACAACCCGGCGAAAGGATATGTATTGGAAGCCAGTGGTGATGATTACTACTTCTACAATAAAGAGAACCCGGCCAGGAAAATATTGCTGCGTAAAAATGCAGCTGCCGGTAAATATTATTTCATTGACGAAAACGGCGAGGAGGTTAACTAA
- a CDS encoding RagB/SusD family nutrient uptake outer membrane protein yields MRLIITTLILALTFTSCKKWLDIQPESEISDEVLYSTQEGFQEALIGVYTKCSQEGLYGRELTVGTPEVLAQNYTLSDNDKYYYLKTSKYIYTDADFISRKDNIWQGLYNAIANCNLLLSNVDKKRKLFTGNNYALIKGEALALRAYLHFDLLRLFAPVTTTATGIPYVTKYSKDITPMSTVGAVLDSAIADLSKAKELLSIDPIIRKSYIVGYPTEKDSTLNTEESDPSLFLQNRRHRLNYYAVCGTLARVYLYKNDKANALSNALEVINSNKFPWTNNSDFLAVDDDKKDRILYKELLFGWYVPAMANKYKNEFFLTSTSGIHLSENAGQSIYETGGAGADDLRYKEWFVSSSGSTSNTLNITKYLHNTDNTAADANLHYMMAPAIRLSEMYYIAAECSNNAAYLNTVRTHRGIGSPASGDLITALLKEGRKEWYGEGQIFYMYKRLNHDIANQNGGSIPASDKIFVLPLPNDEILYGGR; encoded by the coding sequence ATGCGATTAATTATTACTACACTGATACTCGCGCTAACTTTTACTTCCTGTAAAAAATGGCTGGATATACAACCCGAGAGCGAGATCTCTGATGAGGTGTTATATTCAACACAGGAAGGTTTCCAGGAAGCCCTGATCGGGGTGTATACCAAATGCTCCCAGGAAGGTCTTTATGGCAGGGAACTGACAGTAGGTACACCGGAGGTACTGGCACAAAATTATACCCTCAGTGATAATGATAAATATTATTATCTGAAGACCAGCAAATATATCTACACGGATGCTGATTTCATCTCCAGGAAAGACAATATCTGGCAGGGGCTGTACAATGCAATTGCCAATTGTAACCTGCTCCTTTCCAATGTTGACAAAAAGCGGAAATTATTTACCGGCAATAACTACGCACTGATCAAAGGAGAAGCCCTGGCGCTCAGAGCTTATCTTCATTTTGATCTTTTACGATTGTTTGCACCGGTTACAACAACCGCAACAGGTATTCCATACGTCACCAAATATTCAAAAGATATTACGCCAATGTCTACCGTGGGAGCGGTGCTGGATTCTGCAATTGCCGATCTTTCGAAAGCGAAGGAACTATTATCCATCGATCCGATCATCCGTAAATCTTATATCGTAGGTTATCCTACCGAAAAGGATTCTACACTGAACACAGAAGAAAGCGATCCTTCATTATTCCTGCAAAACCGCCGTCACCGGCTGAACTACTATGCGGTATGCGGTACACTGGCGCGTGTATACCTTTATAAAAATGACAAGGCCAATGCACTCAGTAATGCCCTGGAAGTGATCAACTCCAACAAATTTCCCTGGACAAATAACAGTGATTTCCTGGCAGTAGATGATGATAAGAAAGATCGTATCCTTTACAAGGAACTCCTGTTTGGCTGGTATGTACCAGCAATGGCGAATAAGTACAAAAATGAATTCTTTCTTACCAGTACCAGTGGCATTCACCTGTCTGAAAATGCGGGGCAAAGCATTTACGAAACTGGTGGCGCGGGTGCTGATGACCTCCGCTACAAAGAATGGTTTGTATCCAGCAGTGGCAGTACTTCCAATACACTGAACATCACCAAATACCTGCATAATACAGACAACACCGCCGCCGATGCCAACCTGCACTATATGATGGCACCAGCCATCCGCCTGAGTGAAATGTACTACATCGCGGCGGAATGTAGTAACAATGCTGCCTACCTGAATACGGTACGTACACACCGGGGTATAGGTAGCCCGGCAAGCGGCGACCTTATCACCGCATTACTAAAAGAAGGCCGCAAAGAATGGTATGGGGAAGGGCAGATCTTCTATATGTACAAAAGGCTGAATCATGACATTGCCAACCAAAATGGCGGCAGCATCCCGGCATCAGACAAAATATTTGTATTACCACTTCCAAACGACGAAATACTTTATGGCGGAAGATAA
- a CDS encoding SusC/RagA family TonB-linked outer membrane protein: MLFNHWANNFISRKSLCVSVSLFLVLIFVSIQSFAQVTISAKNIPLGQAFDQLSKQTGYTFFYNNKDIRKLGKVDIALKNVSLETALGQLLKGLPLNWHIVDKTVVIRGTTPAAIQDTVKEISGIVRNRLNEPLPRVSIRVQNDVYQTNNEGAYNIKLVDEDTPISFSFIGYQSAVYRAGQAKNGRLNVVLEDAKIGLNEVVVNGYQEIHRDNYTGTAVVVSGEKLKEISPQNLLQGMQMVDPSFRILNNNFNGSNPNSMPVINVRGSSALPTGSDGILRRDNISSSVNLPAFILDGYEVSLEKVFDLDMNRIATVTLLKDAAATAIYGSRAANGVMVITTKVPANGKLQVTYNHETNFNSPDLTDYHVLNAAQKLQYEQQAGVYDAGLQKVPQDGLDVLYYEKLKNVAGGVNTYWLSQPLRTAIGQKHGVYLQGGAENFRYGIDLRYQTRPGVMKGSSRDQYSGGMNFSYNLSNRIKFQNELTITQVKSKESPYGSFADYVKTNPYYRITDDNGNVIRELETWSDRNADGGAYQYDYVLNPLYNSTLSSFNTNNYAEIIDNFAAEFEIAKGLRVRGQMSMTSRQSNGDNFLSPLANEFYFYAASETDQKGSYTSSRMKETYWDGNIRLNYVKQLHDHNINLVAGANIRTELSDYADFTAIGFPNDRFTSVGFAKGYAEGAHPRSNIEKSRLFGDFISTNYSYKDRYLMDATLRTDGSSKFGTANRLAPFWSLGVGWNLHKESWFDNDVISQLRLRFTTGLTGSVQFSPYLSRTTYSYDQSNWYSSGIGATVGNYGNSNLGWQKTRSTDFGFDLGLFKDRIFLSPRIYYKLTKDLLADISIAPSTGFSSYKENLGDMENKGIELSLRAVVLQNKDWGVNIYANLVHNTNKIVRISNSLEAYNNKVNQEQATNSKYKGVPLLRYKEGQSYDAIYAVRSLGIDPENGKEVFVKRDGSLSYQWDARDVNVVGDATPFAQGSFGGTFHYRKFMMSLNFQTEFGGDMYNQTLVDRVENANPRYNVDSRVFAEKWKHPGDKTFYKNIYDWGQTQVSSRFIQPNNVLSLQSIYCSYDLRVVKRMVRLGMTANDILRWSSVEQERGIDYPFARSVTFSLQAQF; the protein is encoded by the coding sequence GGTCACCATTTCAGCCAAAAACATTCCCCTCGGTCAGGCTTTTGATCAGCTAAGCAAACAAACAGGCTATACTTTCTTTTACAACAACAAAGACATCCGCAAACTGGGGAAAGTAGATATTGCGCTTAAAAACGTAAGCCTGGAAACCGCGCTGGGCCAATTGTTGAAAGGCCTGCCGCTCAACTGGCATATTGTAGATAAGACAGTGGTGATCCGGGGCACCACGCCTGCTGCTATCCAGGATACTGTAAAAGAGATCAGCGGTATTGTTCGCAACCGCCTCAATGAACCCCTGCCCCGGGTAAGCATCAGGGTACAAAATGACGTTTATCAAACCAATAATGAGGGCGCATACAATATAAAGCTGGTGGATGAGGATACTCCGATCTCCTTTAGCTTCATCGGTTACCAGTCTGCCGTATACAGGGCTGGCCAGGCTAAAAACGGGCGATTGAATGTCGTTCTCGAAGATGCCAAAATAGGATTAAACGAGGTAGTTGTAAATGGCTACCAGGAAATACACCGGGATAATTATACCGGTACGGCGGTGGTAGTGAGCGGCGAAAAGCTGAAAGAGATTAGTCCGCAGAACCTGCTACAGGGTATGCAAATGGTAGATCCTTCCTTCAGGATCCTCAACAACAATTTCAATGGTTCCAACCCGAACAGTATGCCGGTGATCAATGTGAGAGGCTCCTCTGCCCTGCCCACAGGAAGTGATGGCATCCTCAGAAGGGATAACATCTCCAGCTCTGTGAACCTGCCGGCATTTATTTTAGATGGCTATGAGGTAAGCCTCGAAAAAGTATTTGACCTCGATATGAACCGCATTGCCACTGTTACCCTGCTCAAAGATGCGGCAGCAACTGCTATTTATGGTTCCCGCGCAGCAAACGGGGTTATGGTTATTACGACCAAAGTGCCTGCCAATGGCAAGTTGCAGGTGACGTATAATCATGAAACCAATTTCAATAGTCCTGACCTCACCGACTACCATGTACTGAACGCTGCACAGAAATTACAGTACGAACAACAGGCCGGCGTGTATGATGCCGGGCTGCAAAAAGTACCACAGGACGGCCTGGATGTACTTTATTATGAGAAATTAAAAAACGTGGCAGGTGGCGTAAATACCTACTGGCTCTCACAACCACTGCGTACCGCCATTGGCCAGAAGCATGGCGTATACCTGCAGGGAGGTGCAGAAAATTTCAGGTACGGGATTGATCTCCGCTATCAAACCCGCCCCGGTGTCATGAAGGGTTCCTCCCGTGATCAGTATTCCGGTGGCATGAACTTCAGTTATAACCTAAGTAACCGCATCAAATTTCAGAACGAACTAACCATCACACAGGTAAAATCAAAAGAATCACCCTATGGTAGCTTCGCTGATTATGTAAAGACCAACCCTTACTACCGCATCACGGACGACAACGGAAATGTGATCCGTGAACTGGAAACATGGAGTGACCGCAATGCTGACGGTGGCGCCTATCAATATGATTATGTACTGAATCCATTGTATAATTCGACCCTCAGCAGTTTTAACACGAACAACTACGCGGAGATCATAGACAATTTCGCAGCAGAATTTGAAATTGCCAAAGGCCTGCGTGTACGGGGACAAATGAGCATGACCAGCAGGCAAAGCAATGGCGACAATTTTCTTTCTCCCCTGGCAAATGAGTTTTACTTCTATGCTGCTTCAGAAACAGATCAGAAAGGATCTTATACCAGTAGCAGGATGAAAGAAACCTATTGGGATGGAAATATTCGCCTGAACTATGTAAAACAGTTGCATGATCATAATATCAACCTGGTAGCAGGTGCCAATATCAGAACGGAACTATCCGACTATGCTGATTTTACAGCCATAGGTTTTCCCAACGACCGTTTTACCAGCGTAGGCTTTGCCAAGGGCTATGCAGAAGGCGCACACCCCAGGAGTAATATAGAGAAGTCAAGATTGTTCGGTGATTTTATCAGCACAAACTATTCTTATAAAGACAGGTACCTGATGGATGCTACCCTGCGTACAGATGGTTCTTCTAAATTCGGTACAGCTAACAGGCTCGCGCCTTTCTGGTCATTGGGTGTGGGCTGGAACCTGCATAAAGAAAGCTGGTTTGATAATGATGTCATCAGCCAGTTAAGATTACGTTTTACAACAGGGCTCACCGGGTCTGTGCAATTCAGTCCTTATTTATCCCGCACCACCTATAGCTATGACCAGAGTAACTGGTACTCTTCCGGGATAGGCGCTACCGTAGGTAATTATGGTAATTCCAACCTGGGCTGGCAGAAAACCCGCAGTACAGACTTCGGCTTCGACCTCGGCTTGTTCAAAGACAGGATCTTCCTGTCTCCACGCATCTATTACAAACTCACCAAAGACCTATTGGCAGATATCAGCATCGCTCCCTCTACAGGTTTTAGCTCCTACAAGGAAAACCTGGGAGACATGGAAAACAAGGGGATTGAACTCAGTTTGCGGGCAGTCGTACTACAAAACAAGGACTGGGGGGTAAACATTTATGCGAACCTGGTACACAATACCAATAAGATCGTTCGTATCTCCAATTCCCTGGAAGCATACAATAATAAGGTGAACCAGGAACAGGCCACGAACTCCAAATACAAAGGGGTACCCTTGCTCCGCTACAAAGAAGGACAATCTTATGATGCCATTTATGCTGTACGCTCCCTCGGCATTGATCCTGAAAACGGGAAAGAAGTCTTTGTAAAACGGGATGGTTCACTGAGCTATCAATGGGATGCCCGCGATGTAAACGTAGTAGGTGATGCCACGCCTTTTGCACAGGGTTCATTCGGCGGTACTTTTCATTACAGGAAATTCATGATGAGCCTGAATTTCCAGACAGAATTTGGCGGAGACATGTATAACCAGACACTGGTAGACAGGGTGGAGAATGCCAATCCCCGGTATAATGTAGACAGTCGTGTATTTGCAGAGAAGTGGAAGCACCCCGGCGACAAAACCTTTTACAAAAACATCTATGACTGGGGCCAGACACAGGTATCTTCCCGCTTTATTCAACCGAATAATGTACTGTCATTGCAATCCATCTACTGCTCATATGACCTGCGCGTAGTAAAGAGAATGGTACGCCTGGGAATGACCGCCAATGACATCCTGCGCTGGTCATCAGTAGAACAGGAAAGAGGGATTGATTATCCTTTTGCAAGAAGCGTCACCTTTTCATTACAAGCTCAATTCTAA
- a CDS encoding PKD-like family lipoprotein, giving the protein MKNHLTAIICFLLLTACYKDKGNYDIKMPATPVVSGLDSIYNAVVGDSLIITPKISIEGNDSLLLEWRISAPESSTGFLNFTGPSLRMLFGLHANLYSARLTVYNRKNGIRYFYAFQIQGVTEFTAGTTVLSLDNGVSRLSFITPAGELKPNIYETVNGHSLPPDPLSLFYMKDQMQGDMALGYWIICKKGGVRLSVSSLQDDPTYPHTLAGNFFAAPDSMVVGSMQQGNRAFLTGVINDKFYAGFTLTWNQAATYGMFGDYATGTYNLAASFVSTFINGQYSYIAFEKDKQQFVRISGTPYYYGTQYTTTSTAAFDPTNVGMSLIHMEQINGGDCFAYCKGSDGTVYELKFTVSFTNSPYTFTPIHKRAFIQQDLINENTKWQAAINGVLYIAAGEKVYRYNPLNQELRALETSFNGNKVSMIRLSDNQDTLIAGAGTSLYYMDISTGKYGVLTKTITGIPGQPIDMAWRP; this is encoded by the coding sequence ATGAAAAATCATCTCACAGCAATTATCTGTTTCCTGCTGCTGACAGCCTGTTATAAAGACAAGGGGAATTATGATATTAAGATGCCGGCCACACCTGTGGTCAGCGGGCTCGATTCAATATACAACGCAGTAGTGGGTGATAGTCTTATCATCACCCCGAAGATCTCTATTGAAGGGAACGATTCATTGTTACTGGAATGGCGTATCAGTGCACCGGAAAGCTCCACTGGTTTTTTGAATTTCACCGGTCCTTCCCTGCGGATGTTGTTTGGCTTACATGCAAACCTATACTCGGCTCGCCTTACTGTGTACAATCGAAAAAATGGCATCCGGTATTTTTATGCATTCCAGATCCAGGGGGTAACGGAATTCACTGCCGGCACCACAGTGCTGAGTCTTGACAATGGAGTAAGCAGGCTTTCATTCATCACACCCGCTGGTGAACTAAAACCGAATATCTATGAAACGGTGAATGGGCATAGCCTTCCCCCCGATCCTTTGTCATTATTTTATATGAAAGATCAGATGCAGGGAGATATGGCGCTGGGCTACTGGATTATTTGTAAGAAAGGTGGTGTAAGACTAAGTGTAAGCAGCTTGCAGGATGACCCTACCTATCCCCATACACTGGCCGGCAATTTCTTTGCTGCGCCTGATAGTATGGTGGTTGGGTCCATGCAGCAGGGGAACAGGGCATTCCTCACAGGTGTGATCAATGATAAGTTCTATGCGGGCTTTACACTCACCTGGAACCAGGCAGCTACCTATGGTATGTTTGGCGATTATGCAACTGGTACCTATAACCTGGCAGCATCCTTTGTCTCCACTTTTATCAATGGCCAGTATTCTTATATCGCCTTTGAAAAAGATAAGCAACAATTTGTACGCATCAGCGGCACACCCTATTACTATGGCACACAGTATACCACCACAAGTACGGCAGCATTTGATCCTACCAATGTAGGTATGTCACTCATACACATGGAACAGATCAATGGCGGTGATTGCTTTGCTTATTGTAAAGGAAGCGATGGAACAGTATATGAATTAAAATTCACGGTGAGTTTCACGAACAGTCCGTACACATTTACACCTATACATAAACGGGCATTTATACAACAGGACCTGATCAATGAAAATACCAAATGGCAGGCAGCTATCAATGGCGTGCTTTATATCGCAGCTGGTGAAAAGGTGTATCGCTACAATCCATTAAACCAGGAACTGCGTGCGCTGGAAACATCTTTCAATGGCAACAAGGTATCTATGATCAGGCTCTCCGACAACCAGGATACACTAATAGCAGGCGCAGGTACTTCATTGTATTATATGGACATCAGCACGGGTAAATATGGCGTGCTGACAAAAACAATCACAGGTATTCCCGGACAGCCAATAGATATGGCCTGGCGTCCATAA
- a CDS encoding RNA polymerase sigma-70 factor, with amino-acid sequence MAKPDIALESLSDQQLLQLLAGGSQPSYTVIYARYSEVLFRHACNMLEDRAEAEDVIQEVFLMLWTKRSEVAAAKTLSAYLYTSVRNRILNHITHQKVVDKYLDSMRNYMEAGAYTADELLRGKELAAVIERELEAMPPKMREIFLMSRNEQLSHKSIGELLNISDKTVKQQVYKAVKQLRGRVENFLKVIPLLL; translated from the coding sequence TTGGCTAAACCTGATATTGCATTGGAATCATTATCTGACCAACAACTGCTGCAGCTGCTGGCAGGGGGAAGTCAGCCGAGCTATACTGTCATTTATGCACGGTATAGTGAAGTGCTTTTCAGGCATGCCTGTAACATGCTCGAAGACCGGGCAGAAGCAGAAGATGTGATCCAGGAGGTGTTCCTGATGCTTTGGACAAAAAGATCGGAAGTAGCGGCAGCGAAAACACTTTCTGCTTATTTATACACCAGTGTGCGCAATCGCATCCTGAACCATATCACGCATCAGAAGGTAGTAGATAAATACCTGGATAGTATGCGTAATTACATGGAAGCAGGTGCGTATACCGCGGATGAATTACTGCGGGGGAAAGAGCTGGCCGCCGTGATAGAACGTGAACTGGAGGCAATGCCGCCTAAAATGAGGGAGATCTTTTTGATGAGCCGGAACGAGCAGTTATCGCATAAATCCATTGGGGAGTTGCTGAATATTTCTGATAAAACAGTGAAGCAGCAGGTATATAAGGCGGTGAAACAGCTAAGGGGTAGAGTGGAGAATTTTTTAAAGGTGATCCCTTTGTTGCTTTGA
- a CDS encoding AhpC/TSA family protein has translation MHKFIFTLLLPVIGVAQQKSFNIQGTAPATKNGCKVYLNYQIDGKLLSDSTVVKNGQFNFKGSVNELSYARMVFDHENKGSYWVLNIGDRSYFYLANETYQVAIKDSLKKATFSGAPTQKAYASYLSKIGGGFMNIIDSANQEMSAAEPSAVPAIRKKYDDKFAAMRDKEKIFIKGNPNSYFSIVALTDVSNSAPMSEVEPLFNSLGEKVRNTTPGREMKARIVATHTIQVGLAAPDFEQPDVNGKPVKLSDFRGKYVLVDFWASWCHPCREENPNLKKAYGELKDKGLEVLAVSLDDKQTRNAWIKAIETDGLPWIHVSDLKGWQNQVAVLYGIRAVPQNYLVDPAGKIVAQNLRGPELSTKLAAFIH, from the coding sequence ATGCATAAATTCATATTCACTTTACTGCTGCCGGTAATTGGCGTAGCACAACAAAAGAGTTTCAATATTCAGGGTACAGCCCCGGCCACTAAAAATGGTTGCAAAGTTTACCTGAACTATCAGATTGATGGCAAGCTGCTCTCAGATTCTACCGTGGTAAAGAACGGGCAGTTTAATTTCAAAGGCAGCGTGAACGAATTGTCTTATGCCCGCATGGTATTCGATCATGAGAACAAAGGTAGCTATTGGGTACTTAACATAGGAGATCGTTCCTACTTTTACCTGGCCAACGAAACCTACCAGGTAGCTATAAAAGATTCATTAAAGAAAGCAACATTCAGCGGTGCTCCTACCCAAAAAGCATATGCCAGTTACCTGTCAAAAATAGGTGGTGGGTTCATGAACATCATCGATTCTGCCAACCAGGAAATGAGTGCTGCTGAGCCGTCTGCAGTTCCGGCAATCAGGAAAAAATACGATGATAAATTCGCTGCCATGCGTGATAAAGAGAAGATATTCATAAAAGGGAACCCAAATTCCTACTTCTCAATCGTTGCCCTGACAGATGTATCGAACAGCGCACCTATGAGTGAGGTAGAGCCCTTGTTTAACAGCCTGGGCGAAAAGGTACGTAATACTACCCCGGGCAGGGAAATGAAGGCCCGTATAGTAGCCACACATACCATACAGGTAGGTCTGGCAGCACCTGATTTTGAGCAACCGGATGTAAATGGTAAGCCGGTTAAACTCTCTGATTTCCGGGGAAAGTATGTGCTGGTAGATTTTTGGGCCAGCTGGTGCCATCCCTGCAGAGAGGAAAATCCTAACCTGAAGAAAGCCTATGGAGAACTAAAGGACAAGGGCCTGGAAGTGCTGGCAGTATCACTGGATGATAAGCAGACCAGGAATGCCTGGATCAAGGCGATTGAGACGGATGGGCTGCCATGGATACATGTTTCAGACCTGAAAGGCTGGCAGAACCAGGTAGCCGTGTTATATGGGATAAGAGCGGTGCCGCAGAACTACCTTGTTGATCCGGCAGGGAAAATTGTGGCGCAGAACCTGAGAGGCCCGGAACTGAGCACGAAGCTGGCGGCTTTTATACATTAA